One Arachis hypogaea cultivar Tifrunner chromosome 18, arahy.Tifrunner.gnm2.J5K5, whole genome shotgun sequence genomic window, agaaaagatacaaattttcataaaaaatcaccagaaaaaacgaagaaacattattcaaggtactatTTTATCGctcttctaggtttttttttctaaaatgtatttgccatgtgcctcatccttaaccagcaaaacattaaaagcTGTCTCCTCcatattttgggtgtatttcttaaatcctttaggtatatttctgtaatcctttctgtaaccgtttgggtatatttctgtaattgtttgggtgtatttctgaagttccattattttcaaaacaatttcaaaacttgatttcagaaaccatgaaaatcgaaaaaaaaacacGAAGCAAGAAGGAGATCCAACAAATTTGACAAGAAATTCGAAAAAAGAAActaaatcttttgaaaaatggaagttatatatttgcgcattaattgatttgaattaatttaaaagtcTGTTAAAGAGGCACATAAAGCAGCGCAATTAGTGGATTTTATTCTCTTCAGGCTTGTAAAGCTTGTATTGTAAGCGCAAAacacttgtatgtagagattaatccataaattaaacatttttattatgtttattcAAGCATTCTAAATTAATATAGTATTATAAACCTTACAAAAATGGTAAAAAAATGTTAATgcataaaagaaattatatttttaaaagaaataaagcCTCACAACTCACAAGTTACAAGCTATACATTTTGATTCCCTACAAAATCTATTATTGGGtgaaagcaaaaacaaaaaatgtaAAAGACCTTGGATAGTTGGGTTAAAATTGTACTAATctcatttaaaaattatatttatatactaaaattaattattaaaattaattattatatatataatttaatttatttttaatatatattttatattaataactaattttaatactaattttaGTGTCTATCTAGCCTTGTTGAATCTCATTCATTTTAATCCTGTTTTAAACATCTAACTAATCTATTTAAGACTCCATTTTTTgcataaatcaaaatcaaaatccatTTCTATctaataaaagaaaactaaaaggaaagtaAAAACCTCAAATCTGAAATCCCTGCTATTCCGGTTACCCATCCATCACTTTCTCTCtttacacacactctctctctataACTTACCATCACCCCCTTTGCTTTTCTCTCTCGAAATGTTCTgaagtttttctctctcctttccaTTCCGGCAAGGTTCGAAATTTCCGGCGCCGGTGGCCAGGATGAAGACGCTGATGTTGCTGGTATGACTCTCTCTGTTAATATACAAATACAAATGCTAGATCTACTCATCCTACCTCACGTTCGATCCAAGACCTGGTTCCACAAGAGGAAAAAACCCACTTTTTCCCCCTAATTCATCCCTCTTAGATTCTCAATTCCACTTTCTATTATTGTAATATATGTGATTCTTTAATTGTACTTGCAAATTGTACAGTTCCTATATTGGATAATTGTTTCTTCGTTTTTTTGAGAAAAATTTCcactttccttttctcttttaaGTTTGTACAGTTAGGGTTCTAGCCTTCTAGGTCGTAGTAGATGGTCTGGATCCGGGAAAAATCTTATTGAAAAAATCgggttttggtttagggttttttcTGGGTTTGTGGCGAATTGAATTGGGTCGGTTTAAGAAAGTGGCGAAGATGAACTTGGGTGCTGCCAAGGAAGAATCGACACCAGAGGTTCATGTCCCAGCCGATATTGATTGGCAGAAGCTCGATAAATCCAAGTTCTTCTTCCTCGGCGCAGCACTTTTCTCTGGGGTTTCAGCAGCACTGTACCCCGTTGTGGTATTGAAAACGAGGCAGCAAGTTGCTCAGTCCCAAGTTCCTTGCATCAAGACTGCATTTTCAGTGATTAGCCATGAGGGTTTTCGAGCATTGTATAGAGGGTTTGGTACCTCTTTGATGGGAACAATCCCTGCTAGAGCCATGTACATGGCTGCTTTAGAGATCACTAAGAGTAATGTAGGCACTGCCACTGTTAGGTTTGGGATAGCTGAGCCGACTGCGGCCACGATTGCCAATGCGGTGGCCGGACTGAGTGCAGCCATGGCAGCTCAGCTTGTGTGGACCCCGGTCGACGTAGTGAGCCAGAGGCTAATGGTTCAAGATGGTTCCAATGCAAGACAATATGCCAATGGGATTGATGCATTCAGGAAGATTCTCAGAACAGATGGTCCTAGAGGGTTGTACAGAGGTTTTGGGATATCAATTTTGACATATGCACCTTCAAATGCTGTTTGGTGGGCTTCATATTCTGTTGCACAGAGAATGGTTTGGGGTGGTGTTGGATACTACTTGTGCAGCAATAAGAAGGATGATGGTGAGACAACAAATGAACTGAGGCCGGATTCGAAGACAGTAATGGCAGTTCAGGGAGTCAGTGCAGCAATGGCTGGTGGCATGTCCGCATTAATCACCATGCCATTGGATACAATTAAGACAAGGCTGCAGGTCTTGGATGGTGATGAGAATGGGAATGGGCGTAGAGTACCAACGGTTGTTCAGACAGTGAGGAATTTAGTTAAGGAAGGTGGTTGGATGGCATGTTACAGAGGTTTGGGACCAAGATGGGCTTCAATGTCTTTGTCTGCAACAACAATGATCACTACTTATGAGTTCCTTAAACGACTTTCTACAAAGAATCAGGATGTTTTGACATGATGACCATGGAGATAGGattataacaacaacaacaaaagaaaaaaagaagagaaaagaaaacaaagaaaaaggagaaagaagtaTTATCCTCTCTTAGTTTCTTTTGTCTAAACTATGCCACTTGTTTTCTTTCAACCCTTTTCTTCACTTATGCAGCATGGCTGCTTGATCAATCCAAGCATTTTAGTTGTAGggcatcttatatatatatatatattgaaaataaaaaattttcttccaaGTTCTAACACAACTGCATTTGATGTAATGTACATGCTTCTGAAAATTTTACACTGTTTATTATTACTTCTGGGTTCCAATTGAATCTTGCCTACCATACAAACATAGGGGTTCCAAAGCAGAATTATGAGTTTGGTGATAGCAGCATCTGATTAGTGATAGGAATCGTTTGTATTTTTCTAATGATTTTATCATTTTCAATGGATAGAAGAATGCAAGGTACTGGGAAGTGGGAGCAACTATAAGGCATTTATTAATGGGTTTGGTTTGTAGTGGATAACTTTAATTAATGGTGGGGGCTACCAACATGTTGGGTGGGGGGTCCCAGGAgtagtgtaaaacaagttactcTACTAGTTATGTAGTATGGATGATGGATCTTATTGTTCGCATATGGAATCTTCAACAGATTAAAATGTAAATATTTTACAACTATTTctcatttaaaaagaaaaaaagaaatttagCCTGGTTATCATCGTTATTTCCGTCAGCATGCGTGTTTACTTGACATTTCTAGAATTAATTTAAGATCCATATAAAAATTGAACATCTAGAATGAATTAATGCTCCAAGTCTCCAAATGTtctcattatgttttgtttttatcGTCTTCCTTTTTTATAGGATAAATTACAACCTGCGGTGATggaatttcttttttttagagaaatagtAGGGTAAGGTAAACTGAGACCAACAGTTTAGgaatattgtttttcttttttctttttccccccCCCTTTTTCTTAGAGGTCCTATATTATCGTTCAAGTTTCAACATGCTACAGTTTAGGATTAATGCACTAGACGCCGACACCATCCAAATCATTGACAAAACGTGCTACGTGCAGATATAAAGTGATTACCGGATTCGTTTGTTTACTACTTTACTAAAGCATAAACTTGAGTCTAGGTCTAATTATCTCCAATGAATCTAGGTTGACACAATGGAAAGCCTTAGACTCGTAAACGATGGCTCCTCTCAGACATTCAAAAGAGACTCAAATTTAAGATGGTAGGATATCACCCCATTCATTTAGGGAAGTACCTTGTCAAAAGGCGCAGTCTAAACATAAGATCTAGCTGGTCAGAACATTATGGTTCGGTTCCAATGCCAATCGTATTGGAAAAAGACTCGGTCTTCCCAGGTCAACAATGCTTCAACTACAGGGAAATAAACCCAGGGCATCAAATGACTTGCAGGAACCGACACACCATAAATCCTACAGTAGTCTACAAAATAAGCCTACAtgtatcaaaaaaaaaaagaaggggggAGAGGGGTGGGAGACTATCCAATAACTGTagatagttaaaaataaaataaaaaaaataaaaacatgaaccAGATCAGTTATGACTCCAACAAAGCTTCTCCATTCAATGCTGTGAAATTGCTCAGCGAGCTCTCTTGTTACCACTGCATGATGGACACTTGTATTGCTTCATATGTTCTGCCCTAGCAGGGGTAATCTTCACGCATTTACCATGGAACCACTTCTCGCAGATGTCGCAGCAAATCCAGAACTCATCAGTACCGGTACTCTCGCCGCATGCCCCACAAAAGGCTTCTCCATGTTCCTCATCATCTTGCTCTTCTGCtccttcatcctcatcctttgGTTGGAATGCCTTTGACTGTCTACCCTGCGACTCAGAAGCCCGCTGCTCCAACAGACAATAATTAGATAGCAACATAAAAGTAAAGCAGAAGTAGAGAACCACAAGCATGATAGCCCCAGGAATGCATTCACCCACAACTTCAATCAGGCAGTTCGAAAACAGAAACAAGATACTACTACTCTACTAGCATCCAATATCCACATTGCACAAGCAAAAACCAGAAATACAGAAATTTAAGCAACAACATTTTTTTGGAGTTTGTTTTAGACCACTCCAAAGGCATACACGCGCGCACACGCACTTGCATATTAACACTATAGTGCCAGTAGTTGGTAAAGAtaaaacagaataattaaatcctAACTTTTGATTATACTATTCAATATGTTACTATCTATCTTGTATAGATTTAAGCATATGTACTATATTACAGTTTTTAATCCTTCACCTTTTGGTAATTAATTTTGGAAAGGATTTCTATCAGCAAATAACCTAAGCCTGGAAAGCATCCGACGTTTTCCAGAGCAACTCCAAGGGACAAGTAGGTATGAACAGATATGGTTATTCAACATATCTTGGTGTGAGGAGAAAAGTATTATTTACCGCTTTGGAGCTGGACTTAGATTTGCTGCCACTGTTGTTTGAGACTGAGGACTTCTCTTTAGCTTGTTTTTTTGCTGAACCGGTAACAACTTCAAATATTGTCGGTAGTTCATTGATCAGATTAAATAGTCGTTTCCTGCATTACAAATGGTCAAATATATCCATTAGAGAACAAACTAAACCTTACCAATGTTCATAACACACTCAGATTATTTAAGCGTCACCAAAAGAACATTGATTATGGATTCAacttagaaattagttttttcttcttTGCACTCTCAAAAGATTGTCTAGTACTCAGGAGATAATAAAATGCTAAGCTGGTTCTTCTACTTTTTCCAAGAAAAGGGTGCTAAATATGTTATCAAATCACATACATCTTTACCCCCTTAGAAGGTGATAGTTATCTCAGGATAAGAATTATGCAGTGTAAGGCATACCTGTCAGCTCTATCAAACCCAAATCTGGCTCCAAAATAGAAGGCAAGAGCAACCAGCCATGTATCGCTATGGACAGCAACTAAAGATAACCAGTCCTTTTCTTGCATGCCATCCCTAGCAAAGTTAATGCCCAGCACAGGCTCAGGAAGTTCTGGTGGAACTTCTTCAACAGGTAAATTTACTTCCCACTGCCCACTAGGTAATCCATATAAGCATAAATTCTCCTTCTCTGAAAGTAAAAACAAATGATACACGAAACTTATAATTCAAGGCATGAAATAGCCACAGTGGAAAACAATTTAAGATAAAAACAATTTTTAGTTCTAccaatacatattttttaattgcCACCAAAATTCCACTTAGCTCCGAATAGAATTTACTGCCAAAAAGGGTTTTGACAAGTTCCAAGGATTCCAAGTATACTCAGCTCAGCATCTAGGGTAGCACTACAATTATTTCCTATGCGAGAATGACACCAAGGATGATGATGCAAATGTGTTCCCCTGAAGGTTAGTCCATAAATATATAACAGATTAACTAATCACTGAAGTTACTGCTTTCCACTCTGTGCAAACACCAAGCAATGTGGCCTGTACTATTCTCCCAATCCGTATTGAATTACAAAGTTTACAATAGGCTTAAATTCGCTAGCAAGTATGTTGAGAAATACTTGCAGGAATGTGTTCTAACAGCACATCCGAAaccactttctttttttttattttttatttttaaacatcgTTTCTAGTTAGTAATGGAAAAGGAGCTTTTGTGGTTGTTCCAGGAACATGCATCAAATGTGCTCTAAGAAATCACAGAAGGCAACAAGTGCAGGAACAGAATTTATGGCTACATTGACAGACAAGAATAAGGAATGCAGTTCAGAATTACCCAATCAATATCCGGAGCTAGCAGTCTTATGATAGAGAACAGTTACAAACTGACAATTGAAAATACATCAAAATAAAAGAACCCTTAttcttcccaaaaaaaaaaaaaaaaaagagagagaaagaagcaaTACTAAGTTATCATAAGAAGCTGGCCGAAATTGAAAACCCTGAATGCAAAAGCCATAAAGCATTTGAAAGGCATAACGCAGTAATAcggaaaaaaaattagagaaatagCAGAAAAAGAGGGTTCCCAAATTTGAGTGCGAATGAAGAGGAATTGAAATTGCAAAGAGAAAGTAAAAGTGGTTTGGAGAGTAAGTAATTGAGTAAGTAACTAACCAGGATCGCATTGGTTGTAGAAATCCTGAACATCTGCAAACGCAAAGAGGAGAAAAGAATTGAAGCGCGAATCACGAGTTACAGATCGAAGAAAGCATGAAATGcaagagagggaaaatggaaatcgaagaagaagaagaattagaaaattgtgaattggaagaaagaggaatgaaggaagAAGGGTTAGAATTAGATACCGGTTGTGAGGGCTTTGATGATGGCAGCTCTTCGACCCTTGAAATCCTCGTAAATCTCTTCCACCGTTCGACCTCCTCCTTCCATTGCTCTCTTCTCTTGTCTTCTCTTGTCTTCTCTTCTCGTCTATTCAGTTatcagaagaagaaaacgaaaaagaagggTTTGGAGTTATGAGTTAATTACATGAGGGAACAAAACGGTGGCGTTTTGAGGcgtgttattacttattagttatTATGTAATTGCATGAATCAAATCACACTCTCTCTTCGAGACAAGACAAGACAAGAGAACACAACAGATACAGAATATCATTCACTAACTCGCACTCTTTCAACCACGTGGATCTTAATcttttttaatcttatcttattagTACTAATTTAGTAATTTACCGTGTAGTCTTACTTATTAGTAGTAAGTTTAACTCctactttttttttcgttttttttcgaataaaaaaataattcacaaTGATGAAAATGTGTGGGACCCGCTAGTCTTCTCTGGCACTCCGTCAGCGCTTTTCTTGtgtttaatatttaattcatCATAATTTGTGTAAACTGTAAAGTGTCAACACTCATTTTATTAACCTTGTATTTATGTAGTATCTAATAAAAGAGTTGTATTATTTCAAACAATTTAGTCGGAGTAATCACTATAGATTAAACATTAAGAGACATTAAACATTTGTAAATCAAGCCAACTCACATTgtatcattttttctttttctaaagcaCGAGCATAGAAAAAACATCACTTGTCGCAAATCATAGTACTCTCCAACTCTTTCCCCACACAAATTTATCTTGGGGATGGACAACTCCGtaatatatatactaataaaaaCAGAAACTCGCGTGAAtttattttcatgtgaagttgataattaataAGTTTGACTAAATCATCGTCTAATAGTTCTTCAGTAACAACTTTACATAAAGACAGaaactgtatatatatatagatatgatGAGCCAAGGATGACTTCCCAAATGGAATACATGGTGGTGCCCTGCAAGGGGATCACATAAGAACAGACAGACGGCGGTGACTGGCGGCGCCACCGGTATCTGCCGTATAGTCCTGGATATCCCTTCCAATGTAAGCCTGGTAGGAAGTGGTGGTGGTAGAAGTAACCTTTGATTGGTCGAGGTTCTTAGTGTTGAGAAAGCGTCCACCAGCACCTCTAGCTCTCTTCAGTGCATGTAGATGGCGAGACTCGTGAAGATAAGGCTGTAGAACAATACtaattgttagagtataattagaatcaattagatcaattattatttaatatatctgaatatttattatttcgATTTTCTTAATActataaatattcttttatattatatcatttcAGACAACTTAAACACACACAAATCTTTTTTCTActgttctctctttcttttttaacatgatctaattgatcctaattatattgtCACATTAGTTAGCGTAGATTATGACTTATGAGAGATTGATATATGGATATTAGTTAGAAAATGCACTTACTTTGCGATCTCTGATGAGTTTGTTATGTGCTTCGAGTTTAGCTCGGTACTGTCTACGTCTCAATATAGCATGATACTGCTTTgaattcacatatataggttctTCTCTCAGATCAAGTGGCAGAGGAATCCGAACTGCTTCACTTCCAATTACCTGCATATTAATGAATAATCATGACTTATGTTTGATGCTAACAAGAATGATCATGCTCTCATATAATGATCTCATTTTCAGTAATTTAAAGTTTGTAGCAAAGAAAGTATTGGGTCAAAAAGATGAAAGTTTTCCACCCACAAATAGTTAATTTAACCAATCATATTAcatatacacagaaaagatcAAACAATATGCTAAGGAAAACTAAGAAACATTTTCAAAGAGAAACAAAATACAACAGAGAAACTTGTTGAACAATAAGCATGCAACTTTAGAAACTTTGTGGTAGAAAACAAGAATTTACTAATAAGAACAAATGAATGGAGTTTACTAAATTAATTACCTTAGAGTGTTGGCCATATGCAGCAGCTAGTATGCCACCATAGCATGGATATGCACAATGAAATGCAATTGGAGCCTGAAACACACATTCCAACTAAAATGATCTCTTCATTCATGTCTTTCATCGCAAAAATCACAACCATATAACTACTTACAGTTGATTGGCCGCGATCGAGTTCCGAAGGAGGGAAGGAAAAATCAAGAATCCCCATTGAAGAACTGATTTGATTTCCAGCAGTCTTCTCCATATTTCTGCTAAGTGATGATGAACAAGCTGAAGAATTGCTATGCTGGATAGAAATTTGACCTGGTTTCAAGTATACCAATTAAGCCATCAAATCCAAGGCTAATAACAAATTTTGAAACAAGAACTATATTATATAGAATTCCCAAGTACCAGATTGATTGGTGGAAAGAGTTGAAGATGAATCCTGCTCTTGAAATTGGAGATTTAGTGGCCTACTCTTGTGACATTGTTGTGGCAGAACAACACCCATGTTTAAGTTCAATTTATCAGACATGGATGATTGTTGGACAACATCAGATTCAGGAGAATTACCCCATGATGATGAGCATCCAAGAACATAGGCTGGTGTTGCATGAACAGAACATAGAGCAGAGTCTTTTTCACACATACACTTCATTGTTTTCCACTATGCCTCCCAACTTCAACTCTTCTCATAAAGAGTTCATAACATACACAGCAACCAACAAAAAAGAAATCATTGCTAAGAATAActgtgagtgagtgagtgagtgaagaATCAGCCATCAGCAAATAGTAAGATACACATAGCAAGAAAAACTCCATCTAAGACATAGTCAATAGCAAGTATGTTGTTTTATGCAATTTGCTgctttttatgattaaattataagattagtTGCATCATTTCAAGCCCCAAATGCTACCCTTTTGTTGACTCACAACTAcatcaaaaattaaaacaaaaagaggaagaaaagaatgtgaactgaaataaagaaaattaagaagaaaCCTTGGAAATTTAGGGAATTTGAAGAGGAAGTAGCAGTGGGAATTGGTGTAAAACCAGAAACTGTTGTGT contains:
- the LOC112772134 gene encoding uncharacterized protein, whose protein sequence is MNLGAAKEESTPEVHVPADIDWQKLDKSKFFFLGAALFSGVSAALYPVVVLKTRQQVAQSQVPCIKTAFSVISHEGFRALYRGFGTSLMGTIPARAMYMAALEITKSNVGTATVRFGIAEPTAATIANAVAGLSAAMAAQLVWTPVDVVSQRLMVQDGSNARQYANGIDAFRKILRTDGPRGLYRGFGISILTYAPSNAVWWASYSVAQRMVWGGVGYYLCSNKKDDGETTNELRPDSKTVMAVQGVSAAMAGGMSALITMPLDTIKTRLQVLDGDENGNGRRVPTVVQTVRNLVKEGGWMACYRGLGPRWASMSLSATTMITTYEFLKRLSTKNQDVLT
- the LOC112772135 gene encoding PHD finger protein ALFIN-LIKE 3, translating into MEGGGRTVEEIYEDFKGRRAAIIKALTTDVQDFYNQCDPEKENLCLYGLPSGQWEVNLPVEEVPPELPEPVLGINFARDGMQEKDWLSLVAVHSDTWLVALAFYFGARFGFDRADRKRLFNLINELPTIFEVVTGSAKKQAKEKSSVSNNSGSKSKSSSKARASESQGRQSKAFQPKDEDEGAEEQDDEEHGEAFCGACGESTGTDEFWICCDICEKWFHGKCVKITPARAEHMKQYKCPSCSGNKRAR
- the LOC112772302 gene encoding nuclear transcription factor Y subunit A-8 isoform X1, producing the protein MKCMCEKDSALCSVHATPAYVLGCSSSWGNSPESDVVQQSSMSDKLNLNMGVVLPQQCHKSRPLNLQFQEQDSSSTLSTNQSGQISIQHSNSSACSSSLSRNMEKTAGNQISSSMGILDFSFPPSELDRGQSTAPIAFHCAYPCYGGILAAAYGQHSKVIGSEAVRIPLPLDLREEPIYVNSKQYHAILRRRQYRAKLEAHNKLIRDRKPYLHESRHLHALKRARGAGGRFLNTKNLDQSKVTSTTTTSYQAYIGRDIQDYTADTGGAASHRRLSVLM
- the LOC112772302 gene encoding nuclear transcription factor Y subunit A-8 isoform X2, producing MKCMCEKDSALCSVHATPAYVLGCSSSWGNSPESDVVQQSSMSDKLNLNMGVVLPQQCHKSRPLNLQFQEQDSSSTLSTNQSGQISIQHSNSSACSSSLSRNMEKTAGNQISSSMGILDFSFPPSELDRGQSTAPIAFHCAYPCYGGILAAAYGQHSKVIGSEAVRIPLPLDLREEPIYVNSKQYHAILRRRQYRAKLEAHNKLIRDRKYCSTALSSRVSPSTCTEES